A genomic segment from Tolypothrix sp. NIES-4075 encodes:
- a CDS encoding amylo-alpha-1,6-glucosidase has translation MPTKVTVNPGLITINDGSSFLVTASDGSIDENKAQGFFVRDTRLISYYEISLNRYQLVLLASSNITHHSAIYQFTNPQLPTVKNTLPSGSLLITIRRDIVEGMREDIDITNYHHEAVEFQLMLAIRSDFADIFDVKSQQILTRGETETTWNDSVLITKYRNEQFLRGIVTEPVGSTSKARYANGRLMFDVAIAAGETWHTCINFTALANGNVLKPQDTYAVHNTKAGKVSDEFLDNATKMRSSNAEIAGFYQQALIDMGALRIEVNDNGHKFWMPAAGIPWFVAVFGRDSIITSLQTMAVYHEFARGTLVRLAQLQATELDNWHDAQPGKMLHELRQDELTKLHKLPYNPYYGTVDTTILWIVTLAEAYRWNGDLAMLNECRSPFEKALNWIDKYGDFDGDGFVEYLTRSTHGLDNQGWKDSGDSMVYPDGKLVEAPIALCEVQGYVYDAWQKAALIYEVWGEKEQANKLRQKAQQLYQRFNDRFWMESEGFYCLGLDNKKQQIQSITSNTGQLLWSGIVPQERAKKIAERLFQQDMWCGWGVRTLSAKNPAYNPISYQRGSVWPHDNSIIAAGLKKYGYHEEANRIAEGIFAAASYFQAGRMPELFAGIERKNDNFPVPYPDANIPQAWAAGSIFLLIRTILGLEADASQSHLKVQPLLPEWLPDLELTNLSVGDATVALRFWREAEKTRWEVTQKKGDLQVYT, from the coding sequence ATGCCTACAAAAGTTACTGTCAATCCTGGTTTAATAACAATTAACGATGGTTCCTCGTTTCTGGTGACAGCTAGCGATGGTTCCATTGACGAAAATAAGGCTCAAGGTTTTTTTGTCCGCGATACACGTCTAATTTCTTATTACGAAATTTCTCTCAATCGCTACCAACTTGTGCTGCTAGCTTCTAGCAATATCACTCATCATAGTGCTATTTACCAATTCACTAATCCGCAACTTCCTACTGTTAAGAATACTTTACCTTCTGGTAGTTTGCTGATAACTATTCGCCGCGACATTGTGGAAGGAATGCGTGAAGATATTGATATAACTAACTATCACCACGAAGCTGTTGAGTTTCAATTAATGCTAGCTATCCGCTCGGATTTTGCGGATATATTTGATGTTAAATCGCAGCAAATATTGACGCGGGGAGAGACAGAAACAACATGGAATGATAGTGTACTAATTACTAAATATCGGAACGAACAATTTTTGCGAGGCATTGTAACTGAGCCAGTTGGTTCCACTTCAAAAGCAAGATATGCCAATGGTCGTTTAATGTTTGATGTCGCGATCGCTGCGGGTGAAACATGGCACACTTGTATCAACTTTACGGCTTTAGCTAATGGAAATGTCCTCAAACCTCAAGATACTTACGCTGTTCACAACACAAAAGCTGGAAAGGTAAGCGATGAGTTTCTGGATAATGCCACAAAAATGCGATCGTCTAATGCCGAGATTGCAGGATTTTATCAGCAGGCACTCATCGATATGGGAGCGCTGCGGATTGAGGTAAATGACAACGGGCATAAATTTTGGATGCCTGCTGCTGGTATTCCTTGGTTTGTTGCCGTCTTTGGACGCGACTCAATTATTACCAGCTTGCAAACGATGGCAGTATATCACGAATTTGCCCGTGGCACATTGGTGAGACTGGCTCAACTACAAGCAACTGAGTTAGATAACTGGCACGATGCTCAACCGGGTAAAATGCTGCATGAATTGCGTCAAGATGAGTTAACTAAACTACATAAACTACCGTATAATCCTTATTACGGAACAGTAGATACTACTATCCTTTGGATTGTTACTCTAGCTGAAGCTTATCGCTGGAATGGCGATTTAGCTATGCTTAATGAGTGCCGATCGCCATTTGAAAAAGCACTAAATTGGATTGATAAATACGGCGATTTTGATGGGGATGGGTTTGTAGAGTATTTAACTCGTTCTACCCACGGATTAGACAATCAAGGCTGGAAAGATTCAGGTGACTCGATGGTTTACCCGGATGGTAAGTTAGTTGAAGCACCAATTGCTTTGTGTGAGGTACAAGGTTATGTTTACGATGCTTGGCAAAAAGCAGCTTTAATTTATGAAGTGTGGGGAGAAAAAGAGCAAGCGAACAAACTACGTCAAAAAGCACAGCAACTTTATCAACGATTTAACGATCGCTTTTGGATGGAGTCTGAAGGCTTTTACTGTTTAGGATTAGATAATAAAAAGCAGCAAATCCAGTCAATTACCTCAAATACCGGTCAATTGCTATGGTCTGGAATTGTACCCCAAGAACGGGCAAAGAAAATAGCCGAACGACTTTTTCAACAAGATATGTGGTGTGGTTGGGGTGTGCGGACTCTAAGTGCCAAAAATCCAGCATATAACCCGATTAGTTATCAACGGGGTAGTGTTTGGCCTCATGATAACTCTATCATTGCGGCTGGATTAAAAAAATACGGCTATCACGAAGAAGCTAACCGCATTGCTGAGGGAATATTTGCGGCTGCCAGTTATTTTCAAGCCGGACGAATGCCAGAACTGTTTGCAGGAATTGAACGCAAAAACGATAATTTTCCAGTGCCTTATCCAGATGCAAATATACCTCAAGCATGGGCAGCTGGTTCAATTTTCTTACTCATCCGGACTATTTTGGGACTCGAAGCCGATGCATCACAATCGCATTTAAAAGTACAGCCTTTACTACCAGAATGGTTGCCAGATTTAGAACTGACAAATCTATCTGTGGGAGACGCTACAGTTGCATTGCGTTTTTGGCGTGAGGCTGAAAAAACCCGATGGGAAGTAACTCAGAAAAAAGGCGATTTACAAGTTTATACATAG
- a CDS encoding VOC family protein — MPSHTNIQVQRIRAIGLTVTDSDRSLNFYTQALGFKVVSDTTVAGENYSKLEGVETAKIRIITLQLGDELIELMQYLNVDSKPIPSDSQSNDLWFQHLAIVVSDMDRAYAHLQKFTFKPISLEPQTIPPDNEASAGVRAFKFKDLDGHNLELIWFPADKGQDKWHQDTNSLFLGIDHSAIAIANTEQSLKFYRDLLGMQVNGGSLNKGEIQAHLDGLPEAKVQVTPLRPIQGGLGIEMLDYIVPGNGRPMPSDWKSSDIAHIQLELVVNDIQQAVEILRQNKVKFVSLGIVQFTDSASPYGQGCLVKDPDGHAILAIEE, encoded by the coding sequence ATGCCTAGCCACACTAACATACAGGTGCAAAGAATTCGCGCCATTGGATTAACGGTGACAGATAGCGATCGCTCTTTGAATTTCTATACCCAAGCACTCGGTTTTAAAGTTGTTTCAGATACTACAGTTGCCGGAGAAAATTACAGCAAACTTGAAGGTGTTGAAACAGCAAAAATTCGCATTATTACTTTACAGTTAGGTGATGAACTCATCGAATTGATGCAGTATCTCAACGTTGACTCTAAACCAATCCCCAGCGATTCGCAAAGCAATGATTTGTGGTTTCAACATCTGGCTATTGTCGTTAGTGACATGGATCGTGCTTATGCTCATTTACAAAAATTTACCTTTAAACCTATTTCGCTGGAACCGCAGACAATACCACCCGATAATGAGGCATCTGCGGGTGTACGAGCTTTTAAGTTTAAAGACCTTGACGGTCACAATTTAGAGTTAATTTGGTTTCCTGCTGACAAAGGACAAGATAAATGGCATCAAGATACTAATAGCTTGTTTCTGGGAATAGATCATAGTGCGATCGCTATTGCAAACACCGAGCAAAGTCTCAAGTTCTACCGCGACCTATTGGGAATGCAGGTTAATGGCGGTAGTCTTAATAAAGGTGAAATTCAAGCTCATCTCGATGGTTTACCAGAAGCTAAAGTCCAAGTGACACCACTGCGACCAATTCAAGGTGGTTTAGGGATTGAAATGCTGGATTATATTGTCCCTGGAAATGGTCGTCCGATGCCGAGTGACTGGAAAAGTAGCGATATTGCACATATCCAACTTGAGCTAGTTGTTAATGATATTCAGCAGGCTGTGGAAATCCTGCGGCAGAATAAGGTTAAGTTTGTTTCGTTGGGGATCGTCCAGTTTACAGATAGTGCAAGTCCTTATGGTCAAGGTTGCTTAGTTAAAGACCCTGATGGACACGCAATATTAGCCATAGAGGAATAA